In Aristaeella hokkaidonensis, the following are encoded in one genomic region:
- a CDS encoding HD domain-containing protein, with protein MQQMIEAAKEYIRELFAENADGHGLEHALRVYRNAMLIAETEPGADREIVALGALLHDADDHKLFHTENNANARRFLKAQGMEPETADRICEAINAVSFSQNKGKRPGTVEGQIIQDADRLDAIGAIGIARTFAYGGKHGRTPEGSISHFHEKLLLLKDLMNTGKAKELAEERHAFMEQFLQEWDRELGEK; from the coding sequence ATGCAGCAGATGATTGAAGCGGCCAAAGAGTATATCCGGGAACTGTTTGCGGAGAACGCGGACGGCCACGGGCTGGAGCATGCCCTGCGGGTTTACCGCAACGCCATGCTGATCGCGGAGACGGAGCCGGGAGCGGACAGGGAGATTGTGGCGCTGGGCGCTCTGCTCCATGACGCGGACGACCATAAGCTGTTCCATACGGAGAATAACGCCAACGCCAGGCGCTTCCTGAAGGCGCAGGGCATGGAGCCGGAAACTGCGGACAGGATCTGCGAGGCCATCAACGCGGTTTCCTTCAGTCAGAACAAAGGGAAACGTCCCGGAACCGTGGAGGGACAGATTATCCAGGATGCGGACCGGCTGGACGCCATCGGCGCGATCGGGATTGCCCGGACCTTTGCCTACGGCGGGAAGCACGGCCGGACGCCGGAGGGTTCCATCAGCCATTTCCATGAGAAACTGCTTCTGCTGAAGGACCTGATGAACACGGGAAAGGCAAAGGAGCTGGCGGAGGAACGCCACGCCTTCATGGAGCAGTTCCTTCAGGAATGGGATCGGGAACTGGGAGAAAAATGA
- a CDS encoding RNA polymerase sigma factor: MDREGHFLETVRKTRDRMYRVAMSYLQAEADAEDAVSAAIESAWNHLGQIRNPDVLGSYLVRCVINSAKNELRRRKRLVPLETVPENLTVEKNGDRLFEYICGLEDKYRIPLILKMQERMTEQEIASVLRIPRGTVSSRIKHALKILKDQMTKEGLNHAEE; the protein is encoded by the coding sequence ATGGATCGGGAAGGACATTTCCTGGAGACGGTTCGTAAAACCAGGGACAGGATGTACCGGGTCGCGATGAGCTACCTGCAAGCCGAGGCGGACGCCGAGGATGCGGTTTCAGCCGCGATTGAATCGGCATGGAATCACCTGGGACAGATCCGGAATCCGGACGTGCTGGGAAGCTATCTGGTTCGCTGCGTCATCAACAGTGCGAAGAATGAGCTGCGGAGGAGAAAGCGGCTTGTTCCGCTGGAAACTGTCCCGGAGAACCTGACTGTGGAGAAAAACGGGGACCGCTTGTTTGAGTATATCTGCGGACTGGAGGATAAATACCGGATTCCGCTGATACTCAAAATGCAGGAGCGCATGACCGAGCAGGAGATTGCCTCTGTGCTTCGGATTCCCCGGGGAACGGTTTCTTCCCGCATCAAGCACGCATTGAAGATACTGAAGGATCAGATGACAAAGGAGGGCCTGAATCATGCTGAAGAATGA
- a CDS encoding leucine-rich repeat domain-containing protein → MKKAEDFRKAFGPATPGFETVVKKTIKDLRAQEIKPAVKEWRRWRRPVFAMAMALVLFVGFVAINGALNPFSRTDRIRSEEESLYTAQPITTVLSMGAGQEEGDGEGTESVLTEEESIRIRLDEEAPGMSAKLFPVNQAYENQGLRVEVVSGYMSGTECCFVISVQDLEGQYTDYEAYPWFECDMAGFSGYSTSVLYENEAEHKTVYMYMPNLSNPVPTEDRTIKVGIKTYHMSRDTVVDLLPMLEQYGKDVKTAEQPKRLQLSGLANKFPAKDMKFLDYTQPLDIPLLGDVCLSGIGWIDGQLHVQYHYKGEPTYKGGSVTFSDTWNVWEYSSADDPDYSPVQWDENLDGYTEWKEFIYDIKPEEADDLVLEASVSIMEKVLDGGWIIEFPLKTVCPDVLEMDPEIEERLNGFMTGWSTQDYDGMLTLCDPEWQANTEDARQALEDLTQSATLLENRYKKITGTAEDTLRTVTCATNIQRPGNKLHTSFQLDIEVKKAADGLWYINPESLRIWTVTEDIRVEPVETGPIEELDEDFGNMNLDEREEKLVFDAYAQAKVYTKDSIGYVLKEDGTAESVKTSTCMPFRDEIIIPERVRDYIVTAIGTRTFDGYDVKSLTLPDTVKTISKGAFSDCTNLVYFRIPDGVSSIEDEVFYDCVSMTDVIIPDSVTEIGSEAFYNCRSLTAAGIPERTVSIGSYAFLGCDGLTSITLPDTLEILGAYTFSRCNGLESVEIPGGVTSVEKGSFKDCTGLKAVRLKEGIAEIGEDAFSGCGALETVELPASLLTIGDRAFRECGSMKQLVLPDGLTFIGRAAFMNCTGLEEIVIPESVTTIELHAFRECTNLTCVVKDGSYAKDYCEGNGIPYVVK, encoded by the coding sequence GTGAAGAAAGCGGAAGATTTCCGGAAGGCCTTCGGGCCGGCAACTCCGGGATTTGAAACAGTTGTAAAGAAAACGATTAAGGATCTGCGGGCGCAGGAGATCAAGCCTGCGGTGAAGGAATGGCGGCGCTGGCGCAGGCCTGTGTTTGCCATGGCTATGGCACTGGTGCTGTTCGTCGGCTTTGTGGCGATTAACGGTGCGCTGAATCCCTTCAGCCGGACGGACAGGATCCGTTCCGAGGAGGAGAGCCTCTATACGGCGCAGCCCATCACGACCGTGCTGTCCATGGGCGCCGGACAGGAGGAAGGCGACGGGGAAGGCACTGAATCCGTTTTGACGGAGGAAGAAAGCATCCGGATCAGGCTGGACGAGGAAGCTCCCGGCATGAGTGCAAAACTGTTCCCGGTGAACCAGGCATACGAAAACCAGGGGCTGCGCGTGGAAGTGGTTTCCGGCTACATGAGCGGAACAGAATGCTGCTTTGTGATTTCTGTTCAGGATTTGGAAGGACAGTATACGGATTACGAAGCGTATCCCTGGTTTGAATGCGATATGGCAGGCTTCAGCGGATATTCCACCAGTGTCCTGTATGAAAACGAAGCTGAGCATAAGACGGTTTATATGTATATGCCGAATCTCAGCAATCCCGTTCCGACCGAAGACCGGACAATCAAGGTGGGTATTAAGACATATCATATGAGCCGGGACACTGTTGTTGATCTGCTTCCGATGCTGGAACAGTATGGGAAAGATGTGAAGACCGCGGAACAGCCGAAACGGCTCCAGCTCTCGGGACTTGCGAACAAATTCCCGGCGAAGGATATGAAGTTCCTGGATTATACCCAGCCGCTGGATATTCCGTTGCTTGGTGATGTCTGCCTGAGCGGCATCGGCTGGATCGACGGCCAGCTGCATGTGCAGTATCACTATAAGGGTGAACCGACATATAAGGGCGGATCCGTCACTTTCAGCGATACATGGAATGTCTGGGAATACAGCAGTGCAGACGATCCGGATTACAGCCCGGTGCAATGGGACGAGAACCTTGATGGCTACACCGAATGGAAAGAATTCATCTATGATATCAAGCCGGAAGAGGCCGACGATTTGGTGCTGGAAGCCAGCGTAAGCATAATGGAAAAAGTCCTGGACGGCGGATGGATAATCGAGTTCCCGCTGAAGACAGTATGCCCGGATGTACTGGAAATGGATCCCGAAATCGAGGAACGGCTGAACGGATTTATGACCGGCTGGAGCACCCAGGATTACGACGGCATGCTGACGCTGTGCGATCCGGAATGGCAGGCAAATACCGAAGACGCACGGCAGGCACTGGAAGACCTGACTCAGAGCGCAACCCTGCTGGAAAACCGCTATAAGAAGATTACGGGTACGGCGGAGGATACCCTCCGGACGGTGACCTGCGCGACCAATATCCAGCGGCCCGGCAATAAGCTCCACACTTCGTTCCAGCTGGATATTGAAGTGAAGAAAGCGGCGGATGGACTCTGGTATATCAATCCGGAAAGCCTGAGAATCTGGACCGTTACGGAAGATATCCGTGTGGAACCGGTGGAAACCGGCCCGATAGAGGAACTGGATGAAGATTTCGGGAATATGAACCTTGACGAACGTGAAGAGAAACTGGTTTTTGACGCATACGCGCAGGCAAAGGTTTATACGAAAGACAGTATCGGTTATGTGCTGAAGGAAGACGGAACCGCTGAATCCGTGAAGACAAGCACTTGCATGCCTTTCCGGGATGAGATCATTATTCCGGAAAGAGTAAGGGACTACATAGTGACGGCTATAGGTACCAGGACTTTTGACGGATATGATGTAAAGTCCCTTACTCTCCCCGATACCGTGAAAACAATCAGTAAGGGAGCATTCAGTGACTGTACCAATCTGGTGTATTTCAGGATTCCGGATGGGGTATCTTCCATTGAGGATGAGGTGTTCTATGACTGTGTAAGCATGACAGACGTAATTATCCCGGACAGCGTGACCGAAATCGGCAGCGAAGCGTTCTACAATTGCCGAAGCCTGACGGCGGCCGGAATTCCTGAAAGAACGGTTTCCATCGGCAGCTACGCCTTCCTGGGTTGTGACGGACTGACGTCCATCACGCTGCCAGATACCCTGGAAATCCTGGGAGCATACACCTTTAGCAGATGCAACGGGCTGGAATCCGTTGAGATCCCAGGCGGTGTGACATCTGTCGAAAAGGGATCATTCAAGGATTGCACTGGCCTGAAGGCTGTACGGCTGAAGGAGGGCATTGCCGAGATCGGCGAGGATGCCTTCTCGGGATGCGGTGCCCTGGAAACGGTTGAGCTGCCTGCAAGCCTGCTTACCATCGGAGACCGTGCGTTCCGGGAATGCGGCAGCATGAAGCAGCTTGTCCTGCCGGATGGACTGACCTTCATCGGAAGGGCCGCGTTCATGAACTGTACAGGCCTGGAAGAGATTGTGATTCCGGAGAGCGTGACTACCATTGAACTCCATGCGTTCAGGGAATGCACAAACCTGACATGTGTTGTGAAAGACGGTTCCTACGCAAAGGATTACTGTGAAGGTAACGGGATCCCGTATGTTGTAAAATAA
- a CDS encoding RNA polymerase sigma factor, with translation MTGETFERSVTDMVQTLYRVTCSQLSIEADREDAIQETLRRAWEKRNSLRNESYFSTWIIRILLNVCHDIQRERQRMIPTDTVPEPLPGSVNNDIDLRECLLRLEERERTPILLYYLEGYDIGQIASILRIPQGTVKSRLNRGRRQLKSICREEVFEA, from the coding sequence ATGACCGGCGAAACCTTCGAACGATCCGTTACGGATATGGTACAGACGCTGTACAGGGTTACGTGCAGCCAGCTGTCCATTGAAGCGGACCGGGAGGATGCCATTCAGGAAACCCTGAGGCGGGCATGGGAAAAACGGAATTCCTTGAGAAATGAATCCTATTTCAGTACCTGGATCATCCGGATCCTGCTGAACGTGTGTCATGACATTCAGCGGGAGAGGCAGCGGATGATACCGACGGATACGGTTCCGGAGCCGCTGCCTGGCTCTGTGAACAATGACATCGACCTCAGGGAATGCCTGCTCCGGCTGGAGGAAAGGGAACGGACTCCGATTCTGCTGTACTACCTTGAAGGATATGACATTGGACAGATCGCGTCCATCCTGCGGATCCCGCAGGGGACCGTGAAATCCAGGCTGAACCGGGGACGCAGACAGCTGAAGAGCATCTGCAGAGAGGAAGTGTTTGAGGCGTGA
- a CDS encoding NAD(P)H-dependent oxidoreductase: MKITVINGTEKHGVTYRLKEAFLNELRDSGEITEFFLPKDCPNLCAGCMNCVKRDEQYCKDREYIARLEQAMLDADLLVFTFPVYVYHVPGALKNMLDHFAYRWMVHRPAKAMFGKRAVIITQSLGSGTKSAVKDLKDSLSWWGVSSVKVFRFRLMGEVMWDKLPEKKRRSMTGKLEWAARVFSHVDYSVPTRTRLGVKLKFYASRIMQKTVGKTHPDSRDYQYWQENGWLGKVRPWKK, from the coding sequence ATGAAGATTACGGTAATCAACGGGACTGAAAAACATGGAGTGACATACAGACTGAAGGAAGCTTTCCTGAATGAACTCAGGGACAGTGGGGAGATTACGGAGTTTTTCCTGCCGAAGGACTGCCCGAATCTCTGCGCCGGCTGCATGAACTGCGTCAAGAGGGATGAGCAGTACTGCAAGGACAGGGAGTATATCGCGCGCCTGGAGCAGGCCATGCTGGACGCGGACCTGCTGGTGTTCACCTTCCCGGTGTATGTTTATCACGTACCGGGTGCCCTGAAGAATATGCTGGACCATTTCGCCTACCGGTGGATGGTGCACCGCCCGGCGAAGGCCATGTTCGGCAAGCGGGCGGTGATCATCACCCAGAGCCTGGGCAGCGGGACGAAGTCTGCCGTGAAGGATCTGAAGGACAGCCTGTCCTGGTGGGGCGTGAGCAGCGTGAAGGTTTTCCGGTTCCGCCTGATGGGAGAAGTCATGTGGGACAAGCTGCCGGAGAAGAAACGGCGCAGCATGACCGGGAAGCTGGAGTGGGCTGCCCGGGTGTTCAGCCATGTGGATTACAGCGTGCCGACAAGAACGAGACTTGGGGTAAAGCTCAAGTTCTATGCCTCGCGGATCATGCAGAAGACGGTAGGCAAAACCCATCCGGACAGCCGGGATTACCAGTACTGGCAGGAGAACGGCTGGCTGGGGAAGGTAAGGCCGTGGAAAAAATAA
- a CDS encoding LysR family transcriptional regulator — MTLKQLQYVVTVAETGNITEAAKKLFIAQPSLTAAVHELEKEYGIILFSRSNKGIELTPDGEEFLGYARQVLEQANLIDERYAGKGMGKQRFCVSSQHYSFVVEAFVQLLKEQGGDKYEFHMRETQTYDIIEDVARLRSEIGILYLNRFNETVIRKTLRDNNLSFFSLFTAKPHVFIGKGNPLAGKESLTLEDLKPYPRLSYEQGNHNSFYFSEEILSTADSDRELVVCDRATLFNMLIGLNGYTICSGVISEELNGPNIIAKPLDVDDYMEIGYILPGSLRPSPLTVRYIDILKELSA; from the coding sequence ATGACCCTGAAACAGCTCCAGTATGTGGTCACGGTGGCCGAAACCGGGAACATCACCGAGGCGGCGAAGAAACTGTTCATTGCCCAGCCCAGCCTGACGGCGGCGGTGCATGAGCTGGAGAAGGAATACGGGATTATCCTGTTTTCCCGCTCCAACAAGGGCATTGAGCTCACGCCGGACGGGGAGGAGTTCCTGGGCTATGCCCGGCAGGTGCTGGAGCAGGCCAACCTGATCGATGAACGGTACGCGGGCAAGGGCATGGGCAAGCAGCGCTTCTGCGTTTCCTCCCAGCATTATTCCTTCGTGGTGGAGGCCTTTGTACAGCTGCTGAAGGAGCAGGGTGGAGACAAGTATGAATTTCATATGCGGGAGACCCAGACCTATGACATCATCGAGGATGTGGCGCGGCTGCGCAGCGAGATCGGGATCCTGTACCTGAACCGGTTCAATGAAACCGTGATCCGGAAAACCCTGCGGGACAACAACCTGTCCTTCTTTTCCCTGTTCACCGCCAAACCCCATGTGTTCATCGGCAAGGGGAACCCGTTGGCCGGGAAGGAGAGCCTGACCCTGGAGGATCTGAAGCCTTATCCCCGCCTTTCCTATGAGCAGGGGAACCACAATTCCTTCTATTTTTCCGAGGAGATCCTGAGCACCGCGGACAGCGACCGGGAACTGGTGGTCTGCGACCGGGCCACGCTGTTCAATATGCTGATCGGCCTGAACGGCTACACGATCTGCAGCGGCGTAATCAGCGAGGAACTGAACGGGCCGAATATCATTGCCAAGCCCCTGGATGTGGATGACTATATGGAGATCGGCTATATCCTGCCGGGCTCCCTGCGCCCTTCGCCGCTGACGGTCCGGTATATCGATATCCTGAAGGAATTATCCGCCTGA